Proteins from one Bacteroides zhangwenhongii genomic window:
- the dnaE gene encoding DNA polymerase III subunit alpha: MQDFVHLHVHTQYSLLDGQASVARLVDKAMKNGMKGIAVTDHGNMFGIKEFTNYVNKKNSGPKGEVKDLKKRIAGIEAGTIECEDKEAEIADCKAKIVEAENKLFKPIIGCEMYVARRTMDLREGKLDQSGYHLIVLAKNEKGYHNLIKLVSHAWTRGYYMRPRTDRSELEKYHEGLIVCSACLGGEIPKRITNDQFAEAEEAIQWYKNLFGDDFYLEMQRHKATVPRANHECYPMQVKVNKYLMEYAQKYNIKLICTNDVHFVDEENAEAHDRLICLSTGKDLDDPTRMLYTKQEWMKTREEMNELFADVPEALSNTLEILDKVEYYSIDHAPIMPTFAIPEDFGTEEEYRAKFTEKDLFDEFTQDEHGNVVLSEEDAKAKIKRLGGYDKLYRIKLEGDYLAKLAFDGAKRIYGEPLSEEVKERMNFELYIMKTMGFPGYFLIVQDFINAARKELGVSVGPGRGSAAGSAVAYCLGITKIDPIQYDLLFERFLNPDRISLPDIDVDFDDDGRGEVLRWVTNKYGQEKVAHIITYGTMATKLAIKDVARVQKLPLSESDRLAKLVPDKIPDKKLNLPNAIAYVPELQAAEASSDPLVRDTLKYAKMLEGNVRGTGVHACGTIICRDDITDWVPVSTADDKETGEKMLVTQYEGSVIEDTGLIKMDFLGLKTLSIIKEAVENIRLSRAIEVDVDQIDINDPATYKLYSDGRTIGTFQFESAGMQKYLRELQPSTFEDLIAMNALYRPGPMDYIPDFIDRKHGRKPIEYDIPVMEKYLKDTYGITVYQEQVMLLSRLLADFTRGESDALRKAMGKKLRDKLDHMKPKFIEGGRKNGHDPKVLEKIWTDWEKFASYAFNKSHATCYSWVAYQTAYLKANYPSEYMAAVMSRSLSNITDITKLMDECKAMGIQTLGPDVNESNLKFTVNRDGNIRFGLGAVKGVGEAAVQSIMEEREKNGPFTGIFDFVQRVNLNACNKKNMECLALAGGFDSFPELKREQYFAVNSKGEVFLETLMRYGNRYQADKAAAVNSLFGGENVIDVATPEIPQGVERWSDLDRLNRERDLVGIYLSAHPLDEFSIVLEHVCNTRMADLEDKTALAGREITMGGIVTSVRRGISKNGNPYGIAKIEDYSGSTEIPFWGNDWVTYQGYLNEGTFLFIKARCQPKQWRQDELEVKITSMELLPDVKEELVQKITIIIPLSVLNSALITELATLTKEHPGNTELYFRVTDDIDVNRMAVDLISRPVKLSVGRELITYLKDRPELGFRIN; encoded by the coding sequence ATGCAGGATTTCGTTCATTTACATGTCCATACCCAATATTCTCTTTTGGACGGTCAGGCTAGCGTGGCTCGTCTGGTCGACAAAGCGATGAAGAATGGAATGAAGGGTATTGCCGTGACCGATCATGGAAATATGTTCGGTATTAAAGAATTTACGAACTACGTTAATAAAAAGAATAGCGGTCCCAAAGGAGAGGTCAAAGACCTGAAAAAACGAATTGCGGGTATAGAAGCCGGAACCATAGAGTGTGAGGACAAAGAAGCTGAGATTGCCGATTGTAAAGCCAAAATAGTAGAAGCGGAAAACAAACTGTTCAAACCCATCATCGGTTGTGAGATGTATGTGGCACGCCGTACGATGGACTTAAGAGAAGGTAAACTCGACCAGAGCGGTTATCACCTGATTGTATTGGCTAAAAATGAAAAGGGATACCATAACCTTATTAAATTAGTATCGCACGCATGGACGCGCGGATACTATATGCGTCCGCGTACCGACCGCAGCGAATTGGAAAAGTATCATGAAGGTCTGATTGTCTGTTCGGCTTGCCTCGGTGGAGAGATACCGAAACGGATTACCAATGATCAGTTTGCGGAAGCGGAGGAAGCCATACAGTGGTATAAGAACTTATTCGGAGATGATTTTTATCTGGAGATGCAACGCCATAAAGCGACCGTTCCCCGTGCCAATCACGAGTGTTATCCAATGCAGGTAAAAGTGAATAAATACCTGATGGAGTATGCCCAAAAGTACAACATAAAATTGATCTGTACGAACGACGTTCATTTTGTGGACGAGGAAAATGCGGAAGCGCACGACCGTCTGATCTGTTTGAGTACCGGCAAGGATTTGGATGACCCTACCCGTATGCTTTATACCAAACAAGAGTGGATGAAAACACGTGAAGAGATGAATGAACTCTTTGCGGACGTACCCGAAGCTTTGAGCAATACATTGGAAATTCTCGATAAAGTAGAATATTATTCCATCGACCATGCCCCTATTATGCCTACTTTCGCTATTCCTGAGGACTTTGGAACGGAAGAAGAATACAGAGCGAAATTTACGGAGAAAGACTTGTTCGACGAGTTTACGCAAGATGAGCATGGCAATGTGGTGTTGAGTGAAGAGGATGCGAAGGCTAAAATAAAGCGTCTGGGTGGTTATGATAAACTCTATCGTATCAAGCTCGAAGGAGACTATTTGGCTAAGTTGGCTTTCGACGGTGCGAAACGGATATATGGCGAGCCTTTGTCGGAAGAAGTGAAGGAACGCATGAATTTTGAGCTATATATCATGAAGACTATGGGTTTCCCCGGATACTTCTTGATTGTGCAAGACTTTATCAATGCCGCCCGCAAGGAGTTGGGGGTATCCGTAGGTCCGGGACGTGGATCGGCTGCCGGTTCGGCTGTGGCGTACTGTCTGGGAATTACGAAAATCGACCCTATCCAATACGATTTGCTGTTTGAACGTTTCCTGAATCCGGACCGTATCTCTTTGCCTGATATTGATGTGGACTTTGATGATGACGGTCGTGGTGAGGTACTTCGCTGGGTGACGAATAAATATGGTCAGGAAAAGGTGGCGCACATCATTACCTATGGTACGATGGCTACAAAGTTGGCTATCAAGGACGTTGCCCGTGTGCAGAAACTTCCTCTTTCGGAATCCGACCGCTTGGCTAAACTGGTGCCGGATAAAATTCCGGATAAGAAATTGAACTTGCCGAATGCGATTGCATACGTGCCCGAATTACAAGCTGCCGAAGCTTCATCGGATCCGTTGGTGCGCGATACGCTGAAATATGCCAAAATGCTTGAAGGCAATGTACGTGGTACGGGGGTGCACGCTTGCGGTACGATTATCTGCCGTGATGATATCACCGATTGGGTGCCTGTCAGCACTGCCGATGATAAAGAAACGGGTGAGAAAATGCTTGTCACCCAGTATGAAGGTTCGGTGATTGAAGATACCGGACTGATTAAGATGGACTTTCTTGGCTTGAAGACATTGTCTATCATTAAAGAAGCCGTTGAGAATATCCGTCTGAGCCGTGCCATTGAAGTGGATGTGGATCAGATTGATATTAACGATCCGGCTACTTATAAATTATACAGTGACGGCCGTACGATCGGTACATTCCAGTTTGAATCTGCCGGTATGCAGAAGTATCTGCGTGAATTGCAGCCTTCTACATTCGAAGATTTGATTGCCATGAACGCCCTCTACCGTCCGGGACCGATGGATTATATCCCCGATTTTATCGATCGTAAACATGGACGTAAGCCGATTGAGTATGATATTCCGGTAATGGAAAAGTACTTGAAGGATACATACGGGATTACGGTTTATCAGGAACAGGTGATGCTCCTGTCACGTTTGTTGGCGGACTTTACACGTGGCGAGTCCGATGCTCTTCGTAAGGCAATGGGTAAGAAGCTGCGTGACAAGCTGGATCACATGAAGCCTAAATTTATCGAGGGTGGACGTAAGAACGGACACGACCCGAAAGTTCTCGAAAAGATTTGGACGGACTGGGAAAAGTTTGCATCGTATGCTTTCAACAAGTCTCATGCTACTTGTTATTCATGGGTGGCTTATCAGACTGCCTATCTGAAAGCGAATTATCCTTCCGAATATATGGCGGCTGTGATGAGCCGAAGTTTGTCGAACATTACGGATATCACGAAGCTGATGGATGAATGTAAGGCGATGGGTATTCAGACTTTGGGACCGGATGTCAATGAGAGTAACTTGAAGTTTACTGTAAATCGTGACGGTAATATCCGTTTCGGGCTTGGAGCCGTAAAAGGAGTAGGCGAGGCTGCCGTGCAGAGTATCATGGAGGAACGTGAAAAGAACGGTCCTTTTACCGGAATTTTCGACTTTGTGCAACGTGTCAATCTGAATGCCTGCAATAAGAAGAACATGGAATGCCTCGCATTGGCCGGTGGCTTTGACAGTTTTCCGGAATTGAAACGTGAACAGTACTTTGCTGTCAACTCTAAAGGAGAAGTTTTCCTGGAAACTTTGATGCGTTATGGCAACCGTTATCAGGCTGATAAAGCTGCTGCTGTCAATTCTCTGTTTGGTGGCGAAAACGTAATTGATGTGGCAACTCCTGAGATTCCTCAGGGGGTAGAGCGTTGGAGTGATCTCGACCGTTTGAACCGTGAACGCGATTTGGTCGGTATCTACCTTTCCGCTCATCCGTTGGATGAATTCTCCATTGTATTGGAACACGTCTGCAACACACGTATGGCAGATTTGGAAGATAAAACAGCCCTTGCCGGTCGCGAAATAACGATGGGAGGTATTGTGACCAGTGTCCGTCGTGGAATCAGCAAGAACGGAAATCCGTATGGTATCGCCAAGATAGAAGACTATTCTGGCTCTACCGAGATTCCATTCTGGGGAAATGACTGGGTGACTTATCAAGGATACCTCAATGAGGGTACTTTTTTGTTTATCAAAGCCCGTTGCCAACCCAAGCAATGGCGGCAGGATGAACTGGAAGTGAAGATTACTTCTATGGAACTGCTGCCGGATGTAAAAGAAGAGTTGGTGCAGAAGATAACCATTATTATTCCGTTGTCCGTGTTGAACTCCGCTTTAATCACGGAACTTGCAACATTGACAAAAGAACATCCGGGAAATACGGAACTATATTTTAGGGTGACGGATGATATTGATGTAAACCGTATGGCGGTCGACTTAATTTCCCGTCCGGTCAAGCTTTCGGTGGGCCGTGAATTAATAACCTATTTAAAAGACCGTCCGGAATTGGGGTTCCGTATAAATTGA
- a CDS encoding phosphatidylserine decarboxylase family protein, whose translation MGRLKKLKKIRIHREGTHILWASFLLLLLINAALYWGIDCKIPFYVVAVASITVYLLMVNFFRCPIRLFGQDTEKIVVAPADGKIVVIEEVDENEYFHDRRLMISIFMSIVNVHANWYPVDGTIKKVAHHNGNFMKAWLPKASTENERSTVVIETPEGVEVLTRQIAGAVARRIVTYAEVGEECYIDEHMGFIKFGSRVDVYLPIGTEVCVTMGQLTTGNQTVIAKLK comes from the coding sequence ATGGGCCGACTAAAGAAATTAAAGAAAATACGTATTCACCGCGAAGGAACACATATATTATGGGCTAGCTTCTTGCTACTACTATTGATTAATGCCGCTCTTTATTGGGGAATCGATTGTAAGATACCATTCTATGTGGTAGCAGTAGCGAGTATAACAGTTTATCTGTTGATGGTGAATTTCTTTCGTTGTCCGATCCGTCTCTTCGGACAGGACACTGAAAAAATAGTCGTAGCACCTGCCGACGGAAAAATCGTTGTTATCGAAGAGGTTGATGAAAACGAGTATTTTCATGACCGGAGATTAATGATCTCCATCTTTATGAGTATTGTCAACGTACATGCCAATTGGTATCCGGTGGACGGTACTATTAAAAAGGTGGCACATCACAATGGAAACTTCATGAAAGCCTGGCTGCCGAAAGCCAGTACGGAGAACGAGCGTTCTACGGTGGTAATCGAAACTCCGGAAGGAGTGGAAGTGCTTACCCGCCAAATCGCCGGAGCTGTGGCACGCCGTATCGTCACTTATGCAGAAGTAGGCGAAGAATGTTATATTGACGAACATATGGGATTCATCAAGTTCGGTTCCCGCGTGGACGTATATTTACCCATCGGCACGGAAGTCTGTGTCACTATGGGACAATTAACAACCGGTAACCAAACAGTTATCGCCAAACTCAAATAA
- the pssA gene encoding CDP-diacylglycerol--serine O-phosphatidyltransferase → MTNVIKKNIPNTVTCLNLFSGCIACVMAFEARYELALLFIILSSVFDFFDGMLARALNAHSIIGKDLDSLADDVSFGFAPSAIVFSLFKEMYYPASMEFIAPYLPYAAFLISVFSALRLAKFNNDTRQTTSFVGLPVPANALFWASLVAGAHDILISESCHPVYLFILVCLFSWLLVAEIPMFSLKFKNLSWNDNKTSFTFLIVCIPFLVFLGISSFAAIVVWYILLSLFTRKSK, encoded by the coding sequence ATGACGAACGTTATTAAAAAAAATATTCCGAATACCGTAACCTGCCTGAACCTTTTCTCCGGTTGTATTGCTTGCGTCATGGCTTTCGAAGCCCGTTATGAACTGGCATTACTATTCATTATTCTAAGCTCCGTATTCGATTTTTTCGACGGAATGTTGGCACGTGCACTTAATGCACATTCCATCATTGGAAAAGACTTGGATTCATTGGCGGATGATGTCAGCTTCGGTTTTGCTCCCTCAGCGATTGTGTTCTCCCTGTTCAAAGAAATGTACTATCCAGCAAGTATGGAATTTATCGCTCCTTACCTGCCATACGCTGCATTCTTAATCTCCGTATTCTCTGCTTTGCGGCTGGCAAAGTTCAATAATGATACCCGACAGACCACTTCTTTCGTCGGTCTTCCTGTTCCTGCCAATGCTCTATTCTGGGCTTCTTTAGTAGCAGGCGCACATGACATACTGATTTCCGAAAGCTGTCATCCTGTCTATCTTTTTATACTTGTTTGTCTGTTTTCATGGTTATTGGTAGCAGAAATACCCATGTTCTCTTTGAAATTCAAGAATCTGTCATGGAATGACAACAAAACCAGTTTTACATTTTTGATTGTATGCATTCCTTTCCTTGTATTTCTTGGAATCAGCAGCTTTGCAGCCATCGTTGTATGGTATATTTTACTTTCACTTTTTACAAGAAAAAGTAAATAA
- a CDS encoding DUF4834 family protein, translating into MHILLFILLFIIAIVVFGLSVVGLILKAIFGIGRRSSSSSRPRQNESGRSAGQQSYSQGTHRPTDHEEEIFSDDVPRKKHKKIFTQDEGEYVDFEEIKE; encoded by the coding sequence ATGCATATACTTTTATTTATACTTCTCTTTATCATCGCCATTGTCGTATTTGGTCTTTCGGTTGTCGGACTCATACTCAAAGCCATCTTCGGAATAGGCCGCCGTTCTTCGTCTTCATCACGACCGAGACAAAACGAATCCGGACGTAGCGCGGGCCAGCAAAGCTACAGTCAGGGGACACATCGTCCGACGGATCATGAAGAGGAAATATTCTCCGATGACGTTCCAAGGAAGAAGCATAAAAAGATATTCACACAGGATGAAGGAGAATATGTAGACTTCGAGGAAATTAAAGAATAA
- a CDS encoding nucleoside deaminase, which translates to MLDDTYFMKQALIEAGKAAERGEVPVGAVVVCKERIIARAHNLTETLNDVTAHAEMQAITAAANVLGGKYLNECTLYVTVEPCVMCAGAIAWAQTGKLVFGAEDEKRGYQKYAGSALHPKTVVVKGLLADECAALMKNFFAAKRR; encoded by the coding sequence ATGCTGGACGATACTTACTTTATGAAACAGGCTTTGATAGAAGCCGGTAAAGCTGCCGAACGGGGTGAAGTACCCGTAGGGGCGGTTGTCGTTTGTAAAGAACGGATTATTGCACGTGCCCACAATCTCACAGAAACATTGAATGACGTAACGGCTCATGCCGAGATGCAGGCCATTACTGCTGCCGCCAATGTCCTTGGTGGTAAGTATCTGAATGAATGTACATTGTATGTCACGGTTGAACCTTGCGTGATGTGTGCGGGAGCCATTGCATGGGCACAAACGGGGAAACTCGTATTCGGTGCCGAAGATGAAAAACGTGGCTATCAGAAATATGCCGGTTCGGCACTGCATCCCAAAACAGTGGTTGTCAAAGGACTGCTGGCAGACGAATGTGCCGCACTTATGAAAAACTTCTTTGCGGCAAAACGTAGATAG